One window of the Nocardia huaxiensis genome contains the following:
- a CDS encoding class I SAM-dependent methyltransferase: protein MAGPAEPRRLTRRGTVVPPIGTITRGTTGINRLRRSDRRLVHDDDVITRLRATPDPLVVDLGYGASPVTTLEFAGRLRTVRPDVRVVGLEIDPARVVPGRDGVEFARGGFELAGLRPVLVRAFNVLRQYPESAVPEAWSTITSGLQPHGLLVDGTCDELGRRVAYVILDSTGPLSLTLAWDPFTVDRPSDIAERLPKALIHRNIPGEPIHTLLTAADRAWSHAAPLAPYGPRVRWRAAADLLRQQGFPLRHYRRRLRDNILTVPWSAVAPLD, encoded by the coding sequence TTGGCTGGACCAGCAGAACCCCGTCGGCTGACCCGACGCGGCACGGTGGTGCCGCCCATCGGCACCATCACCCGCGGCACCACCGGCATCAACCGCCTGCGCCGCAGCGACCGCCGCCTCGTCCACGACGACGACGTGATCACCCGCCTGCGCGCCACCCCCGACCCGCTCGTGGTGGATCTCGGCTACGGCGCCAGCCCCGTCACCACCCTCGAATTCGCCGGCCGCCTGCGCACCGTCCGCCCCGACGTCCGCGTGGTCGGCCTCGAAATCGACCCCGCCCGCGTGGTCCCCGGCCGCGACGGCGTCGAATTCGCCCGCGGCGGTTTCGAACTCGCGGGCCTGCGCCCGGTCCTGGTGCGCGCCTTCAACGTGCTGCGCCAGTACCCGGAATCCGCTGTCCCCGAAGCCTGGTCGACCATCACCTCCGGCCTGCAACCCCACGGCCTCCTCGTCGACGGCACCTGCGACGAACTCGGCCGCCGCGTCGCCTACGTCATCCTGGATTCCACCGGCCCCCTCTCCCTGACCCTCGCCTGGGATCCCTTCACCGTCGACCGCCCCTCCGACATCGCCGAACGACTACCCAAAGCCCTGATCCACCGCAACATCCCCGGCGAACCCATCCACACCCTGCTCACCGCCGCCGACCGCGCCTGGTCCCACGCCGCACCCCTGGCCCCCTACGGCCCCCGCGTCCGCTGGCGCGCCGCCGCAGATCTGTTGCGCCAGCAGGGTTTCCCCCTCCGCCACTACCGCCGCCGCCTCCGCGACAACATCCTCACCGTCCCCTGGTCGGCCGTCGCGCCGCTGGACTGA
- a CDS encoding YbjN domain-containing protein — MNETALATAELIDATLRDREIEYSRERPDMFVVVLPGERKLKTNVIVTVGNHGVRMESFVCRKPDENFEGVYKFMLRRNRRLYGVAYTLDNLGDIYLVGRMAAHCVTPDELDRWFGQILEAVDADFNVLLETGFAESIRKEWKWRVSRGESLKNLRAFEHLVDSADQP; from the coding sequence ATGAACGAAACGGCTCTGGCCACGGCCGAATTGATCGATGCGACGCTGCGCGACCGCGAGATCGAATACAGCCGTGAGCGTCCCGACATGTTCGTGGTGGTGCTGCCGGGCGAGCGCAAGCTCAAGACGAATGTCATCGTCACGGTCGGCAATCACGGCGTGCGCATGGAATCGTTCGTGTGCCGCAAGCCGGACGAGAACTTCGAGGGCGTCTACAAATTCATGCTGCGCCGCAATCGCCGGCTGTACGGCGTGGCCTACACCCTCGACAATCTCGGCGACATCTACCTTGTCGGCCGCATGGCCGCGCACTGCGTCACCCCGGACGAACTCGATCGCTGGTTCGGGCAGATCCTCGAGGCCGTGGACGCCGATTTCAATGTGCTGCTGGAAACCGGATTCGCCGAATCCATTCGGAAGGAATGGAAATGGCGGGTCTCACGCGGAGAGTCGCTGAAGAATCTGCGCGCGTTCGAACACCTCGTAGACTCCGCAGATCAGCCCTGA
- a CDS encoding DUF2505 domain-containing protein, which produces MPRRLDYSARYPLHTTKEVYAALMNRDHWDARIEEMRKYSPNDILSLDAGDSGIRVVLRHVLPRDTLPEMAQAVMHKDMVITRREVYSPFGPEVTGEYTAEIPGGPGTLGGTMRLFPTETGCTLRTSSQAEVRIPFFGRKLEQVMLVNLIDLFRAEAEVTKTWLDQQNPVG; this is translated from the coding sequence GTGCCTCGTCGACTGGACTACTCCGCGCGCTATCCGCTGCACACCACCAAAGAGGTGTACGCGGCCCTCATGAACCGCGACCACTGGGACGCGCGGATCGAGGAGATGCGGAAGTACTCACCCAACGACATCCTCAGCCTGGACGCCGGCGACTCCGGCATCCGGGTGGTGCTGCGGCACGTGCTCCCGCGCGACACCCTGCCCGAGATGGCGCAGGCCGTCATGCACAAGGACATGGTGATCACCCGCCGCGAGGTCTACAGCCCCTTCGGCCCCGAGGTCACCGGCGAGTACACCGCCGAAATCCCCGGCGGCCCAGGCACTCTCGGCGGCACCATGCGCCTGTTCCCCACCGAGACCGGATGCACCCTGCGCACCTCCTCGCAGGCCGAGGTGCGCATCCCCTTCTTCGGGCGCAAGCTCGAACAGGTCATGCTGGTGAACCTCATCGACCTGTTCCGGGCCGAGGCCGAGGTGACGAAAACTTGGCTGGACCAGCAGAACCCCGTCGGCTGA
- a CDS encoding phosphoglyceromutase — protein sequence MTYTLVLLRHGESEWNALNLFTGWVDVRLTDKGVAEGKRAGELLAEQGILPDIVYTSLLRRAISTANNALDACDRHWIPVVRDWRLNERHYGALQGKNKAEIKDEYGDEQFMLWRRSYDTPPPPIADGDEYSQEGDPRYAGIDVPKTECLKDVVARMVPYWEDTISQDVRAGKTVLVAAHGNSLRALVKHLENISDEDIAGLNIPTGIPLKYELDENLRPLGPGVYLDPEAAAAGAAAVANQGGK from the coding sequence ATGACGTACACCCTCGTTTTGCTCCGCCACGGTGAGAGCGAATGGAATGCCCTCAACCTGTTCACCGGCTGGGTGGACGTGCGACTGACCGACAAGGGTGTCGCCGAAGGCAAGCGTGCCGGTGAATTGCTGGCCGAGCAGGGCATTCTGCCGGATATCGTCTACACCTCGCTGCTGCGCCGGGCGATCTCCACCGCGAACAATGCCCTCGATGCCTGCGACCGGCACTGGATTCCGGTCGTGCGGGACTGGCGTCTGAACGAGCGCCACTACGGTGCGCTGCAGGGCAAGAACAAGGCGGAGATCAAGGACGAGTACGGCGACGAGCAGTTCATGCTGTGGCGCCGCAGCTACGACACCCCGCCGCCGCCGATCGCCGACGGCGACGAGTACAGCCAGGAGGGCGACCCGCGCTACGCCGGCATCGACGTGCCGAAGACGGAGTGCCTCAAGGACGTCGTGGCCCGCATGGTGCCGTACTGGGAGGACACCATCTCCCAGGACGTTCGCGCTGGTAAGACCGTTCTCGTTGCCGCGCACGGCAATTCGCTGCGGGCGCTGGTGAAGCACCTGGAGAACATCTCCGACGAGGACATCGCCGGGCTGAACATCCCCACCGGCATTCCGCTGAAGTACGAGCTGGACGAGAACCTGCGTCCGCTCGGCCCGGGCGTGTACCTGGACCCGGAGGCCGCGGCCGCCGGCGCCGCCGCCGTCGCGAATCAGGGCGGCAAGTAA
- a CDS encoding L,D-transpeptidase, translating into MSRRLAIRTALVGTVAVAAACGTDKGGAPDKQSGPVAEVSFEPADAADNVDPTAPVAVTVKAGRIDQVALTNPNGKQVSGDFNADHSKFTVNEPLGYGITYSWSGTAVGTDNKPVPIEGKFTTVSPKSTNPATINIGDNQEVGIAAPIILQFKSHIDDKAAVERALTVTTTPNTEGAWAWLPDNMGGSRVHWRPREYWQPGTTVKVGAKLYGVNMGEGSYGDSDLTVDFTIGRSQIVQASAPSHRIQVVREGQTVFDFPCSYGEGNEDRNVTRSGIHVVTEKYEDFLMSNPPYYTNVRERWAVRISNNGEFIHANPESAAAQGNTNVTNGCINLSNADAAQYFPTALYGDPVEVTGTRIPLSAADGDIYDWTIDWPTWLSMSALQGEPKSVVSATPIAPQAPGGSR; encoded by the coding sequence ATGTCCCGGCGGCTGGCCATCCGTACCGCGCTGGTGGGGACGGTCGCCGTGGCGGCCGCATGCGGCACCGACAAGGGCGGCGCTCCCGACAAGCAGTCCGGCCCCGTCGCCGAGGTGAGCTTCGAACCCGCGGACGCGGCCGACAATGTCGACCCGACCGCCCCCGTCGCGGTGACCGTCAAGGCCGGGCGCATCGACCAGGTGGCCCTGACCAATCCGAACGGCAAGCAGGTCAGCGGCGATTTCAATGCCGACCACAGCAAGTTCACGGTCAATGAGCCGCTCGGCTACGGCATCACCTACAGCTGGTCCGGCACCGCCGTCGGCACCGACAACAAGCCGGTGCCGATCGAGGGCAAGTTCACCACCGTCAGCCCGAAGTCGACCAATCCGGCGACGATCAATATCGGCGACAACCAGGAGGTCGGCATTGCCGCGCCGATCATCCTGCAGTTCAAGAGCCACATCGACGACAAGGCCGCGGTCGAGCGCGCGCTGACCGTCACCACCACGCCGAACACCGAGGGCGCATGGGCCTGGCTGCCCGACAATATGGGCGGTTCCAGAGTGCACTGGAGACCTCGGGAGTACTGGCAGCCCGGCACCACCGTCAAGGTCGGCGCCAAGCTCTACGGCGTGAACATGGGCGAGGGCTCCTACGGCGACTCCGATCTCACCGTCGATTTCACCATCGGCCGATCGCAGATCGTGCAGGCGTCCGCGCCGTCGCATCGCATCCAGGTGGTGCGCGAGGGGCAGACCGTCTTCGACTTCCCGTGCAGCTACGGAGAGGGCAACGAGGACCGCAATGTCACCCGTTCCGGCATCCATGTGGTGACCGAGAAGTACGAGGACTTCCTGATGTCGAATCCGCCGTACTACACGAATGTGCGGGAACGCTGGGCGGTGCGCATCTCCAACAATGGCGAGTTCATTCACGCCAATCCGGAATCGGCTGCCGCGCAGGGCAATACGAATGTCACCAACGGCTGCATCAATCTCAGCAACGCCGATGCCGCGCAGTACTTCCCGACCGCGCTCTACGGTGATCCGGTCGAGGTGACCGGCACCCGCATCCCGCTCTCGGCCGCGGACGGCGACATCTACGACTGGACCATCGACTGGCCGACCTGGCTCAGCATGTCGGCGTTGCAAGGCGAACCGAAGTCGGTCGTCTCCGCCACCCCGATCGCGCCGCAGGCGCCCGGCGGCAGTCGGTAA
- a CDS encoding SDR family NAD(P)-dependent oxidoreductase translates to MSTRTAVVTGASSGIGEATARELAKQGYHVYVGARRVERLEKLAAEIGGTALPLDVTDEESVRAFTAAVPRVDVLVNNAGGAKGLATVAEADLDDWRWMWETNVLGTLRVTKELLPKLIDSGDGLIVTVTSVAAFHAYDNGSGYTSAKHAQAVLHRTLRGELLGKPVRLTEIAPGAVETEFSLVRFDGDAERAAKVYDGIDPLVAQDIAEIIGFVASRPPHVNLDTIIVKPRDQADPGRFARRS, encoded by the coding sequence ATGAGCACACGTACCGCTGTCGTGACCGGAGCCAGTTCGGGAATCGGGGAGGCCACTGCCCGGGAACTGGCCAAGCAGGGGTATCACGTGTACGTCGGGGCGCGGCGGGTCGAGCGGCTGGAGAAGCTGGCGGCGGAGATCGGCGGGACGGCGCTGCCGCTGGACGTGACCGACGAGGAGTCGGTGCGGGCGTTCACCGCGGCGGTGCCGCGGGTGGATGTGCTGGTCAACAATGCGGGTGGAGCAAAGGGATTGGCGACCGTGGCCGAGGCCGACCTGGACGACTGGCGGTGGATGTGGGAGACCAATGTGCTCGGCACGCTGCGGGTCACCAAGGAGCTGCTGCCCAAGCTGATCGACTCCGGGGACGGGCTGATCGTCACCGTCACCTCGGTGGCCGCCTTCCACGCCTACGACAATGGTTCCGGCTACACCTCGGCCAAGCACGCGCAGGCCGTCCTGCACCGCACGCTGCGCGGGGAGCTGCTCGGTAAACCGGTGCGGCTCACCGAGATCGCGCCGGGCGCGGTCGAAACCGAGTTCTCGCTGGTGCGTTTCGACGGTGATGCCGAGCGCGCCGCGAAGGTGTACGACGGGATCGATCCGCTGGTGGCCCAGGACATCGCGGAGATCATCGGTTTCGTGGCGTCGCGGCCGCCGCACGTCAATCTCGACACCATCATCGTGAAGCCGCGCGACCAGGCCGATCCGGGTCGTTTCGCACGTCGCAGCTGA
- the mshA gene encoding D-inositol-3-phosphate glycosyltransferase, whose protein sequence is MSQRSDLRPDRIAVLSVHTSPLAQPGTGDAGGMNVYVLQTAIELARRGTQVEIFTRATSSADEPVVEAAPGVLVRHVVAGPFEGLDKTDLPTQLCPFAAEVLRTEARHPVGHYDLIHSHYWLSGQVGWLARDRWRVPMVHTAHTLAAVKNAHLAEGDTPEPAAREIGEKQIVAEADRLIANTGEEARELVQLYGADPDHIDVVLPGADLTRYRPGDRTAARLELGLPLDERIVAFVGRIQPLKAPDVLVRAAAEVLAEEPDKPLRVLIVGGPSGSGLERPDALIELAAELGIADRVTFLPPQPPHKLVQVYRAADLVAVPSYNESFGLVAIEAQASGTPVLAADVGGLGTAVRDGVSGLLVPGHRTPDWAAALRSLIDNPALLREMGTAAVEHASNFSWAHTADGMLDSYAAALAGFRGARTRRSSVLTDSNQARSRALWRRRMGVARL, encoded by the coding sequence GTGAGTCAACGCAGCGACCTACGGCCCGATCGGATTGCCGTGTTGTCGGTGCATACCTCCCCCCTGGCGCAACCGGGCACCGGCGACGCCGGTGGCATGAACGTCTACGTGCTGCAGACGGCCATCGAGCTGGCGCGGCGCGGCACCCAGGTGGAGATCTTCACCCGCGCCACCTCCTCCGCCGACGAACCCGTCGTGGAAGCCGCGCCCGGCGTGCTGGTGCGGCACGTGGTGGCCGGACCGTTCGAGGGTCTCGACAAGACCGATCTGCCCACCCAGCTGTGCCCGTTCGCGGCCGAGGTGCTGCGCACCGAGGCCCGCCATCCGGTCGGGCACTACGACCTCATCCACTCGCACTACTGGCTGTCCGGACAGGTCGGCTGGCTGGCGCGGGATCGCTGGCGGGTGCCCATGGTGCACACCGCGCACACCCTCGCCGCGGTGAAGAACGCGCACCTGGCCGAGGGTGACACCCCGGAACCGGCCGCCCGTGAGATCGGCGAGAAGCAGATCGTCGCCGAGGCGGATCGCCTCATCGCCAATACCGGCGAGGAGGCTCGCGAACTCGTGCAGCTGTACGGCGCGGACCCCGATCACATCGATGTGGTGCTGCCCGGCGCGGACCTGACCCGCTACCGGCCCGGCGACCGCACCGCCGCCCGGCTCGAACTCGGCCTGCCGCTGGATGAGCGCATTGTCGCCTTCGTCGGCCGCATCCAGCCGCTCAAGGCCCCCGATGTGCTGGTGCGCGCCGCCGCCGAGGTGCTCGCCGAGGAGCCGGACAAGCCGCTGCGCGTGCTCATCGTCGGCGGACCCTCCGGCTCCGGGCTCGAAAGGCCCGACGCCCTCATCGAATTGGCGGCCGAACTCGGCATCGCCGACCGCGTCACCTTCCTGCCGCCGCAGCCGCCGCACAAACTCGTGCAGGTGTACCGCGCCGCCGACCTGGTGGCGGTGCCCAGCTACAACGAATCCTTCGGACTGGTCGCCATCGAGGCGCAGGCCAGCGGCACGCCGGTGCTGGCCGCCGATGTGGGCGGGCTGGGAACGGCTGTGCGCGACGGGGTTTCGGGCCTGCTGGTGCCCGGCCACCGCACCCCCGACTGGGCTGCCGCGCTGCGCTCGCTCATCGACAATCCGGCGCTGCTGCGCGAAATGGGCACGGCCGCCGTCGAACACGCCTCGAACTTCTCCTGGGCGCACACCGCCGACGGCATGCTGGACAGTTACGCCGCCGCCCTGGCCGGGTTCCGTGGCGCCCGCACCCGGCGGAGTAGCGTGCTCACCGACAGCAATCAGGCCAGATCGCGCGCGCTCTGGCGGCGCCGGATGGGAGTGGCACGACTGTGA
- a CDS encoding alpha/beta fold hydrolase: protein MAIREVVSADGTGIVYRVSGPEGARPLVLLHGWAGNLRNWGRAEELLAEKFRVIAVDLRGHGYSGAPETGYDDPKNWAADVAAVLAGEDITSGAVLLGWSYGGIVQTDYIATYGSAAVSGLVYTGSLAGIGPGVPGAGTGPAMQKAIPDVFEESAGKAMRGFGAFGNANTGPGRDKGGDAQRLFGGSIGTLPRVRKALFYRTVDNTETLRALDIPVFVMHGTEDPVVPVENGRYIAETVPNARTSYWEGSLHGLFIEDPERFVAEVVDFAENLG, encoded by the coding sequence ATGGCTATTCGTGAGGTTGTCAGTGCGGATGGGACCGGCATCGTCTACCGGGTCAGTGGCCCGGAGGGGGCGCGACCGTTGGTTTTGCTGCACGGGTGGGCCGGAAACCTGCGCAACTGGGGTCGGGCCGAGGAGTTGCTGGCCGAAAAATTCCGGGTGATCGCTGTGGATCTGCGCGGGCACGGCTACTCGGGTGCGCCCGAGACCGGGTATGACGATCCGAAGAACTGGGCCGCCGATGTGGCCGCCGTGCTGGCGGGAGAGGACATCACCTCCGGCGCGGTACTGCTGGGCTGGTCCTACGGCGGCATCGTGCAGACCGACTACATCGCCACCTACGGCAGCGCGGCCGTGTCGGGCCTCGTTTACACCGGATCTCTGGCGGGCATCGGTCCCGGCGTCCCGGGTGCGGGCACCGGGCCGGCCATGCAGAAGGCCATCCCGGATGTGTTCGAGGAGAGCGCGGGCAAGGCCATGCGCGGGTTCGGCGCCTTCGGCAATGCCAATACCGGTCCCGGCCGTGACAAGGGCGGTGACGCGCAGCGGCTGTTCGGCGGCAGCATCGGCACGCTGCCGCGGGTGCGCAAGGCGCTGTTCTACCGGACCGTCGACAACACCGAGACGCTGCGGGCCCTGGATATCCCGGTTTTCGTGATGCACGGCACCGAGGACCCGGTGGTGCCGGTCGAGAACGGCCGCTACATCGCCGAGACCGTGCCGAATGCGCGCACCTCGTACTGGGAGGGCTCGCTGCACGGGCTGTTCATCGAGGATCCGGAGCGCTTCGTCGCCGAGGTCGTGGACTTCGCCGAAAACCTCGGCTGA
- a CDS encoding DUF2505 domain-containing protein: protein MATPLAFTAHSTHSMAAVRAAFANEQYWKDRIEAVGGPNARIDAISIDGDNVRVDMTQTIPASELPAQITAIKPEGLVIPRTETWHGQGGTVEAHVDGAPANVNGTLTVTDTGNGSTFVVDASIDVKIPLFGKKIEAAIQQHLTELLEREAEFTDNWLSSH from the coding sequence ATGGCGACACCTCTGGCCTTCACTGCGCACTCGACTCACTCCATGGCCGCCGTGCGCGCGGCCTTCGCCAACGAGCAGTACTGGAAGGACCGCATCGAGGCGGTCGGCGGCCCCAATGCCCGCATCGACGCGATCAGCATCGACGGTGACAATGTGCGCGTCGACATGACCCAGACCATCCCGGCCTCCGAGCTGCCCGCGCAGATCACCGCGATCAAGCCCGAGGGCCTGGTCATTCCACGCACCGAGACCTGGCACGGCCAGGGCGGCACCGTGGAAGCCCACGTGGACGGCGCGCCCGCGAACGTCAACGGCACCCTCACGGTCACCGACACCGGCAACGGCTCCACCTTCGTCGTCGACGCCTCCATCGACGTGAAGATCCCGCTGTTCGGCAAGAAGATCGAGGCCGCCATCCAGCAGCACCTCACCGAACTGCTCGAGCGCGAAGCCGAGTTCACCGACAATTGGCTGAGTTCGCACTGA
- a CDS encoding ROK family protein, with amino-acid sequence MTVLALDIGATKFAAGTVDSNGVVTNVRRIAAPRTGVWDACRELMLTVADGAEVTAVGIGSAGPVDVRTGTTGPINIPEWAHGFELVDAVGKLFPQADIRFAIDGVCLALAEQRWGAARGIPSVLAMTVSSGIGGGIISEGRVVVGRTGNAGHIGHIIVPGNEEPCACGGSGCVEAVASGPSSVRWARRQGWTGDTGVELAAAAQAGDEIAVAALHRAGTALGHAIASAAALLDTHFVVIGGGFAQSGEPLWQPLRETVARHARLAFLRELRVLPSELTDQATIMGAGLLVGG; translated from the coding sequence ATGACCGTGCTGGCACTGGATATCGGCGCGACCAAATTCGCTGCCGGAACCGTGGATTCGAATGGCGTCGTCACGAATGTGCGCCGCATCGCCGCCCCGCGCACGGGGGTGTGGGACGCCTGCCGCGAACTAATGCTGACCGTCGCGGACGGGGCCGAGGTGACCGCGGTCGGCATCGGCTCGGCGGGGCCGGTGGACGTGCGCACCGGGACGACGGGGCCGATCAATATCCCCGAATGGGCGCACGGGTTCGAACTCGTGGACGCGGTGGGAAAACTGTTCCCGCAGGCCGATATTCGCTTCGCCATCGACGGCGTCTGCCTGGCTCTGGCCGAACAGCGCTGGGGTGCGGCGCGCGGCATCCCGAGCGTGCTGGCCATGACGGTGTCCTCCGGCATCGGCGGCGGCATCATCTCCGAGGGCCGAGTCGTGGTGGGCCGCACCGGAAATGCCGGGCACATCGGCCACATCATCGTCCCCGGCAATGAAGAACCCTGTGCCTGTGGCGGTTCCGGCTGTGTGGAGGCGGTGGCCAGCGGTCCGTCCTCGGTGCGCTGGGCGCGCCGGCAGGGCTGGACCGGTGACACCGGCGTGGAACTCGCCGCGGCCGCGCAGGCGGGCGACGAGATCGCGGTGGCCGCCCTGCACCGGGCCGGTACCGCGCTCGGCCATGCCATAGCGTCTGCGGCGGCACTGCTCGACACCCATTTCGTGGTGATCGGCGGCGGCTTCGCGCAATCCGGTGAACCGCTGTGGCAGCCGTTGCGTGAGACGGTCGCCCGGCACGCCCGCCTCGCCTTCCTGCGCGAGCTCCGCGTGCTGCCCTCGGAACTGACTGATCAGGCCACCATCATGGGCGCGGGCCTGCTCGTGGGAGGATGA
- a CDS encoding UDP-N-acetylmuramate dehydrogenase, whose translation MVAFEHVRDLLAGTGARLRDAVPLAGLTTLRVGGPAIVAECTTTESLVATVRALDAAGIPVLLVAGGSNLLIADEGFPGVVVRIATRDVEIWEGRVVAEAGADWDAVVAATVAEGFGGLECLSGIPGSAGATPVQNVGAYGVEVAQLLRQVRLLDRKTGEIRWVPPGELGFGYRTSVLKHSADAVVLAVEFALRTDGSSEPLRYRELAAALGAEEGESRPAAEVRKEVLRLRAGKGMVLDPADHDTWSAGSFFTNPVVSDSQVAAVREAIATHVGADVNVPTWPVEGGVKFSAGWLIERAGFGKGFPGEDAAARLSTKHTLALTNRGNAGAADLVGLARTVRAGVAERFGIHLEPEPVTVGVSL comes from the coding sequence GTGGTGGCGTTCGAACACGTGCGGGACCTGCTGGCAGGGACCGGGGCTCGGCTGCGGGACGCGGTGCCGCTGGCCGGGCTGACGACCCTGCGGGTGGGCGGCCCGGCCATCGTGGCCGAATGCACGACCACGGAGTCGCTGGTGGCGACCGTGCGGGCGCTGGACGCGGCCGGGATTCCGGTGCTGCTGGTGGCGGGCGGATCCAATCTGCTCATCGCCGACGAGGGTTTCCCGGGCGTGGTGGTGCGCATTGCCACGCGGGACGTGGAGATCTGGGAGGGCCGGGTCGTCGCCGAGGCCGGCGCCGACTGGGATGCGGTGGTGGCCGCGACGGTGGCCGAGGGTTTCGGCGGGCTCGAATGCCTTTCCGGCATCCCGGGTTCCGCGGGGGCGACGCCGGTCCAGAATGTCGGCGCGTACGGCGTCGAGGTGGCCCAGTTGCTGCGTCAGGTGCGGCTGCTGGATCGCAAGACCGGGGAGATCCGCTGGGTGCCGCCCGGTGAACTGGGTTTCGGCTACCGCACCTCGGTGCTCAAGCATTCGGCTGACGCGGTCGTGCTGGCCGTCGAATTCGCCCTGCGCACGGACGGTTCCAGTGAACCGCTGCGCTACCGGGAACTGGCCGCCGCGCTCGGCGCCGAGGAGGGGGAATCCCGTCCCGCCGCCGAGGTGCGCAAGGAAGTCCTGCGGTTGCGCGCCGGCAAGGGCATGGTCCTCGATCCGGCCGATCACGACACCTGGAGTGCGGGCTCGTTTTTCACCAATCCGGTCGTTTCGGACAGTCAGGTGGCGGCGGTGCGGGAGGCGATCGCCACACATGTCGGCGCGGATGTGAACGTGCCCACCTGGCCCGTCGAGGGCGGCGTGAAGTTCTCCGCGGGCTGGCTCATCGAGCGCGCCGGCTTCGGCAAGGGCTTCCCCGGCGAGGACGCGGCGGCCCGGCTGTCCACCAAACACACACTGGCACTGACCAATCGGGGCAATGCCGGGGCCGCGGATCTGGTCGGCCTGGCCCGCACCGTGCGCGCCGGAGTGGCCGAGCGGTTCGGCATCCACCTCGAACCCGAACCGGTGACCGTGGGCGTGTCGCTCTAG
- a CDS encoding beta-ketoacyl synthase N-terminal-like domain-containing protein, with protein MSQNAIRNRAVITGIGAVTGYGWGREALWNGLLSGKPAARLHSGYGPDQDQDWWAALIPEGGDPDLTGSKFLRALLSATREAVADARDRGWQPGRTVGLIHAIVLGDAYDWGDWHRTGRWTRRTRDYLPLLPSTPISMIMQENGFHGPAMNVTSACSSGNAALITAKMWLDSGFADDVVCVTTDLSCAPEQIDHFERMGAAVVDADPLDASRPFQEGSRGFSFGEASVAFVVSRDAENPYAGILGGAMTNDAHHVISVDPGHERILECVRRALTFSGVTADEVRYYNTHGPGTDQCTEAELSVHEHIFDGRPHLYAIKPLAGHCQAASAGVEIAAAALGYERGVIPSAPIVAPAHPNLLDGTTPFEGGLTIKVSLGMGGNNSAVVLGAA; from the coding sequence ATGTCGCAAAACGCAATTCGCAATAGAGCGGTGATCACCGGCATCGGCGCCGTCACCGGGTACGGCTGGGGTCGGGAGGCACTCTGGAACGGGCTGCTCAGCGGCAAGCCCGCGGCCAGGCTACATTCCGGCTACGGCCCCGATCAGGACCAGGACTGGTGGGCCGCACTGATTCCCGAGGGCGGCGACCCCGACCTGACCGGAAGCAAATTCCTGCGCGCCCTGCTCTCGGCCACCCGCGAAGCCGTCGCCGACGCCCGCGACCGCGGCTGGCAGCCCGGCCGCACCGTCGGCCTCATCCACGCCATCGTGCTCGGCGACGCCTACGACTGGGGCGACTGGCACCGCACCGGACGCTGGACCCGCCGCACCCGCGACTACCTGCCGCTGCTGCCCTCCACCCCGATCTCGATGATCATGCAGGAGAACGGCTTCCACGGCCCCGCCATGAACGTCACCTCCGCGTGCAGCTCCGGCAATGCCGCCCTCATCACCGCCAAGATGTGGCTGGACAGCGGCTTCGCCGACGACGTCGTCTGTGTGACCACCGACCTGTCCTGCGCGCCCGAACAGATCGACCACTTCGAACGGATGGGCGCGGCCGTCGTCGACGCCGACCCGCTCGACGCCTCCCGGCCCTTCCAGGAGGGCAGCCGCGGCTTCAGCTTCGGCGAGGCCTCGGTGGCCTTCGTCGTCTCCCGCGACGCCGAAAACCCTTATGCCGGAATCCTCGGCGGCGCCATGACCAATGACGCCCACCACGTCATCTCGGTGGATCCCGGCCACGAACGCATTCTGGAATGCGTGCGCCGCGCGCTCACCTTCTCCGGCGTCACCGCCGACGAAGTGCGCTACTACAACACCCACGGCCCCGGCACCGACCAGTGCACCGAAGCCGAATTGTCGGTGCACGAGCACATTTTCGACGGGCGACCGCACCTGTACGCCATCAAACCGCTTGCGGGACACTGCCAGGCGGCCTCGGCCGGGGTGGAGATCGCGGCGGCCGCACTCGGCTACGAACGCGGCGTGATTCCCTCCGCGCCCATCGTCGCCCCGGCGCATCCGAATCTGCTCGACGGCACAACGCCTTTCGAGGGCGGGCTCACCATCAAGGTCTCACTCGGCATGGGCGGCAACAATTCCGCCGTCGTACTCGGCGCCGCCTGA